A DNA window from Kitasatospora atroaurantiaca contains the following coding sequences:
- a CDS encoding GNAT family N-acetyltransferase has translation MDIVIRRAREEDLEAAGDVTVEAFVGDGHSSPDDDYVRLLRDTRRRAAEAELLVAVDPADGRVLGCVTFAAGGTEWADIAEPHEGEIRMLAVCAAARGRGVGEALVLATMARSRELGLDGMAFSTRPAMTAAHRIYERLGFRRTPERDWEPRPGIDLMVYSITF, from the coding sequence ATGGACATCGTCATCCGCCGAGCCCGCGAAGAGGACCTCGAAGCCGCAGGTGACGTCACCGTCGAGGCTTTCGTCGGGGACGGACACAGCTCACCCGACGACGACTACGTCCGGCTGCTCCGTGACACCCGTCGACGCGCGGCAGAGGCGGAACTCCTCGTCGCGGTCGACCCGGCCGACGGGAGAGTCCTCGGCTGCGTGACCTTCGCGGCCGGCGGCACCGAGTGGGCCGACATCGCCGAGCCCCACGAGGGTGAGATCCGGATGCTCGCGGTCTGCGCGGCGGCACGCGGCCGGGGCGTCGGAGAGGCGCTGGTCCTCGCCACGATGGCCCGCAGCCGGGAGCTCGGACTCGACGGAATGGCCTTCTCGACCCGCCCGGCAATGACGGCCGCGCACCGGATCTACGAACGCCTGGGCTTCCGCCGGACCCCCGAACGGGACTGGGAGCCACGCCCCGGGATCGACCTGATGGTGTATTCGATCACGTTCTGA
- a CDS encoding ribonucleoside-diphosphate reductase subunit alpha — MRFGVLCSPAPISGPAPLAVPPPPGESALTIAASVALPSQGSADNDRTDPGAALLRLLTDRSVDLPQVDPGHVAAAALRGRHAGSDFAELRGLAVEAAASMIAEDPQYSKLAARLLAMEITDEAVSQGAVNFSASITVGHTEGLIGDTTAAFVAKHADALDALIDQQGDDRFEYFGLRTVQSRYLLRHPITRKVIETPQHFLLRVASGLAVGDNEQSVREVAELYALMSALSYLPSSPTLFNSGTKHPQMSSCYLLDSPLDNLDSIYSRYAQIARLSKHAGGIGLSYSRIRSRGSLIRGTNGKSNGIVPFLRTLDSSVAAVNQGGRRKGAACVYLETWHADIEEFLELRDNTGEEARRTHNLNLAHWIPDEFMRRVNANADWSLFSPADVPELVDLWGADFDAAYLKAEAEGKAVRTIPAQTLYARMMRTLAQTGNGWMTFKDASNRAANQTAVPGRTVHSSNLCTEILEVTDDSETAVCNLGSVNLGAHVAPGATAADLLGSMDWERLDTTVRTAVTFLDRVVDINFYPTPEAGASNSRWRPVGLGVMGLQDVFFQLRIDFDSAEAKQLSTLIAERIMLTAYERSSELAEQLGKHEAYGETRAARGQLHIDHFATAPQWTERWDALRARIATTGLRNSLLLAIAPTATIASIAGVYECIEPQVSNLFKRETLSGEFLQVNPYLVRELKALGVWDAQTRDALREANGSVQELNWLPTEVRSLYRTAWELPQRALIDLAAARQPYIDQSQSLNLFMAAPTIGKLSSMYAYAWKVGLKTTYYLRSRPATRIAQAASGAARTAVPVPTPTLTPEEEAALACSLENPESCEACQ; from the coding sequence ATGAGGTTCGGCGTGCTCTGCTCCCCTGCGCCCATAAGCGGCCCGGCGCCCCTCGCCGTTCCGCCGCCGCCAGGAGAGAGCGCCTTGACCATCGCTGCCTCAGTTGCCCTGCCGTCCCAGGGTTCCGCCGACAACGACCGGACCGACCCCGGTGCTGCGCTGCTTCGGCTGCTCACCGACCGCAGCGTCGACCTCCCCCAGGTGGACCCCGGCCACGTCGCCGCCGCAGCCCTTCGCGGCCGGCACGCCGGCTCCGACTTCGCGGAGCTGCGCGGGCTGGCCGTGGAGGCCGCCGCGTCGATGATCGCCGAGGACCCGCAGTACTCGAAGCTCGCCGCCCGCCTGCTGGCGATGGAGATCACGGACGAGGCCGTCAGCCAGGGCGCGGTGAACTTCTCCGCCTCGATCACCGTCGGCCACACCGAGGGCCTGATCGGCGACACCACGGCCGCCTTCGTCGCCAAGCACGCCGACGCCCTCGACGCGCTGATCGACCAGCAGGGCGACGACCGCTTCGAGTACTTCGGCCTGCGCACCGTCCAGTCCCGCTACCTGCTGCGCCACCCGATCACCCGCAAGGTGATCGAGACCCCGCAGCACTTCCTGCTCCGGGTCGCCTCCGGCCTGGCCGTCGGCGACAACGAGCAGTCCGTCCGCGAGGTCGCCGAGCTGTACGCGCTGATGAGCGCGCTCTCGTACCTGCCGTCCTCGCCGACGCTCTTCAACTCCGGCACCAAGCACCCGCAGATGTCCAGCTGCTACCTGCTGGACTCGCCGCTGGACAACCTGGACTCGATCTACTCGCGCTACGCGCAGATCGCCCGCCTCTCCAAGCACGCCGGCGGCATCGGCCTCTCGTACTCGCGGATCCGCTCGCGCGGCAGCCTGATCCGGGGCACCAACGGCAAGTCCAACGGCATCGTCCCGTTCCTGCGCACCCTCGACTCCTCGGTCGCCGCCGTCAACCAGGGCGGCCGCCGCAAGGGCGCGGCCTGCGTCTACCTGGAGACCTGGCACGCGGACATCGAGGAGTTCCTGGAGCTCCGCGACAACACCGGTGAGGAGGCGCGGCGTACGCACAACCTGAACCTCGCGCACTGGATCCCGGACGAGTTCATGCGCCGCGTGAACGCCAACGCCGACTGGTCGCTGTTCTCCCCCGCCGACGTCCCCGAGCTGGTCGACCTGTGGGGCGCCGACTTCGACGCCGCGTACCTGAAGGCCGAGGCCGAGGGCAAGGCCGTCCGCACCATCCCGGCGCAGACCCTGTACGCGCGGATGATGCGCACCCTGGCCCAGACCGGCAACGGCTGGATGACCTTCAAGGACGCCTCCAACCGCGCCGCCAACCAGACCGCCGTCCCCGGCCGCACGGTCCACTCCTCGAACCTCTGCACGGAGATCCTGGAGGTCACGGACGACTCCGAGACCGCCGTCTGCAACCTCGGCTCGGTCAACCTCGGCGCCCACGTCGCCCCCGGCGCAACGGCCGCCGACCTGCTGGGCTCCATGGACTGGGAGCGGCTGGACACCACCGTCCGCACCGCCGTCACCTTCCTCGACCGGGTCGTCGACATCAACTTCTACCCGACCCCCGAGGCCGGCGCCTCCAACTCCCGCTGGCGGCCCGTGGGCCTCGGTGTGATGGGCCTGCAGGACGTCTTCTTCCAGCTGCGCATCGACTTCGACTCCGCCGAGGCCAAGCAGCTCTCCACCCTGATCGCCGAGCGCATCATGCTCACCGCGTACGAGCGCTCCAGCGAGCTCGCCGAGCAGCTGGGCAAGCACGAGGCGTACGGCGAGACCCGCGCCGCCCGCGGCCAGCTGCACATCGACCACTTCGCCACCGCGCCGCAGTGGACCGAGCGCTGGGACGCGCTGCGCGCCCGCATCGCCACCACCGGCCTGCGCAACTCCCTCCTGCTCGCCATCGCGCCGACCGCGACCATCGCGTCCATCGCCGGTGTCTACGAGTGCATCGAGCCGCAGGTCTCCAACCTCTTCAAGCGTGAGACCCTCTCCGGCGAGTTCCTCCAGGTCAACCCGTACCTGGTCCGCGAGCTCAAGGCGCTGGGCGTCTGGGACGCGCAGACCCGGGACGCCCTGCGCGAGGCCAACGGCTCGGTGCAGGAGCTCAACTGGCTGCCCACCGAGGTCCGTTCGCTCTACCGCACCGCGTGGGAGCTGCCGCAGCGCGCCCTGATCGACCTGGCCGCCGCCCGGCAGCCGTACATCGACCAGAGCCAGTCGCTGAACCTCTTCATGGCGGCGCCGACCATCGGCAAGCTCAGCTCGATGTACGCGTACGCCTGGAAGGTCGGTCTGAAGACCACCTACTACCTGCGGTCGCGCCCGGCCACCCGGATCGCCCAGGCCGCCTCCGGCGCGGCCCGCACGGCAGTTCCGGTCCCGACCCCGACCCTCACCCCGGAGGAGGAGGCGGCACTCGCCTGCTCCCTGGAGAACCCCGAGTCCTGCGAGGCCTGCCAGTAA
- a CDS encoding RICIN domain-containing protein produces the protein MALSRLPSFLLFLALPALFLLPAQAGAATAAATAPHTVPALQQWTAGTGSYTFAGGSRVVVDSAYAGQLDVTGQVFADDLTQLTGTTVGRTTAAAPQPGDLFLTLGSADTRPDAYSLTVGQAVTVRAAGDAGAFYGTRTVLQLLRQSRTIPAGTAQDWSAYPERGLMVDAGRKYFTVPWLQQQIKDLAYAKMNYLHLHLSDTFGFRLESSTHPEVTSAQHYSKQEITDLIALGARYHVTVVPEIDMPGHMNAVLAAHPELRLVNKAGTASNEFIDLANPASYTLIQDLINEYLPLFPAAYWHLGADEYVTDYSSYPQLLTYARSHYGANATAKDVFYGFVNWADGLVRDGGKTMRMWNDGIKSGDGTITPNADITVDYWYNYGLTPQQLTAAGHTVMNSSWTPTYYVYGGAKPDTRYMYESWNPGIFQGGATLTDPSRNRGSALHVWCDNPGAETEQQTAAGILTPLRALAQQTWGSPKAVSTYAEFQTVVAAIGRAPGLPADTAAGDLALGKPVTASSVETASFPASGAVDGSYGTRWSSAYSDPQWLQIDLGSTQQVGRVKLSWEAAYAKAFQIQFSDDGASWTTAYSTTGGTGGVQDLAVTASGRYLRVYLTQRATTYGYSLWEVEAYPPGSGPAGHTYVLTAASSGSAADVNGGSTAAGASVIEYRTTGGTNQQWTFQDAGGGAYRLVSVKSGLCLDVTGSSTADNAQVIQWTCSGNANQTWLLQPAAAGGFTLTAQHSGKLLTVGNGGSAADTTPIVQSTANGAAYQRWQLTQIS, from the coding sequence GTGGCACTCTCGCGCCTTCCCTCCTTCCTGCTCTTCCTGGCCTTACCGGCCCTCTTCCTGCTGCCCGCCCAGGCCGGAGCAGCCACCGCCGCCGCCACCGCGCCGCACACCGTCCCCGCCCTCCAGCAGTGGACGGCCGGCACCGGCTCGTACACCTTCGCCGGCGGCTCGCGGGTCGTGGTCGACAGTGCATACGCCGGACAACTCGACGTCACCGGCCAGGTGTTCGCCGACGACCTGACCCAGCTGACCGGCACGACGGTCGGCCGGACCACCGCCGCCGCTCCGCAGCCCGGCGACCTCTTCCTCACCCTCGGCTCGGCCGACACCCGCCCGGACGCCTACTCCCTGACGGTCGGCCAGGCCGTCACCGTGCGGGCGGCGGGCGATGCGGGCGCGTTCTACGGCACCCGTACGGTGCTGCAGCTGCTCCGGCAGTCCAGGACGATCCCGGCCGGCACCGCGCAGGACTGGTCGGCGTACCCCGAGCGCGGCCTGATGGTCGACGCCGGGCGGAAGTACTTCACCGTCCCGTGGCTGCAGCAGCAGATCAAGGACCTGGCGTACGCCAAGATGAACTACCTGCACCTGCACCTCTCCGACACCTTCGGCTTCCGCCTGGAGAGCAGCACCCACCCGGAGGTCACCTCCGCCCAGCACTACAGCAAGCAGGAGATCACCGACCTGATCGCACTCGGCGCGCGGTACCACGTCACCGTCGTCCCCGAGATCGACATGCCCGGGCACATGAACGCCGTGCTGGCGGCCCACCCCGAGCTGCGGCTGGTCAACAAGGCGGGTACGGCGAGCAACGAGTTCATCGACCTGGCCAACCCGGCCTCGTACACCCTGATCCAGGACCTGATCAACGAGTACCTGCCGCTCTTCCCCGCCGCCTACTGGCACCTGGGCGCCGACGAGTACGTCACGGACTACAGCAGCTACCCGCAGCTGCTGACCTACGCCCGCTCCCACTACGGCGCCAACGCCACCGCCAAGGACGTCTTCTACGGCTTCGTGAACTGGGCGGACGGCCTGGTCAGGGACGGCGGGAAGACCATGCGGATGTGGAACGACGGCATCAAGTCGGGCGACGGCACGATCACTCCCAACGCCGACATCACCGTCGACTACTGGTACAACTACGGCCTCACCCCCCAGCAGTTGACGGCCGCCGGGCACACCGTGATGAACTCCAGCTGGACGCCGACCTACTACGTCTACGGCGGCGCCAAGCCCGACACCCGGTACATGTACGAGAGTTGGAACCCCGGCATCTTCCAGGGCGGCGCCACCCTCACCGACCCCTCCCGCAACCGGGGCTCCGCACTGCACGTCTGGTGCGACAACCCGGGCGCCGAGACCGAGCAGCAGACCGCGGCCGGCATCCTCACCCCGCTGCGGGCCCTGGCCCAGCAGACCTGGGGATCACCGAAGGCGGTGAGCACGTACGCCGAGTTCCAGACCGTCGTCGCCGCGATCGGCCGGGCGCCCGGCCTGCCGGCGGACACCGCGGCGGGTGATCTGGCGCTGGGCAAGCCGGTCACCGCTTCGAGCGTCGAGACCGCGTCCTTCCCGGCGAGCGGTGCGGTGGACGGGAGTTACGGCACTCGCTGGTCGAGCGCGTACAGCGACCCGCAGTGGCTGCAGATCGATCTGGGCAGCACGCAGCAGGTGGGGAGGGTCAAGCTCAGCTGGGAGGCCGCGTACGCGAAGGCGTTCCAGATCCAGTTCTCGGACGACGGCGCCTCCTGGACCACGGCGTACTCGACCACCGGCGGGACGGGCGGCGTGCAGGACCTGGCCGTCACGGCCTCCGGGCGGTACCTGCGGGTCTACCTGACGCAGCGGGCGACGACGTACGGCTACTCGCTCTGGGAGGTCGAGGCGTACCCGCCGGGCAGCGGGCCCGCCGGGCACACGTACGTGCTCACCGCCGCGTCCAGCGGCAGCGCGGCCGACGTCAACGGGGGCTCGACGGCGGCGGGCGCCTCGGTGATCGAGTACCGGACCACCGGCGGCACCAACCAGCAGTGGACGTTCCAGGACGCGGGTGGCGGGGCGTACCGGCTGGTCTCGGTGAAGAGCGGGCTCTGCCTCGACGTCACCGGCTCGTCGACGGCCGACAACGCCCAGGTGATCCAGTGGACCTGCAGCGGCAACGCCAACCAGACCTGGCTCCTCCAGCCTGCGGCGGCCGGCGGCTTCACCCTCACCGCCCAGCACTCGGGCAAGCTCCTCACCGTCGGCAACGGCGGCTCGGCGGCGGACACCACCCCGATCGTCCAGTCCACCGCCAACGGCGCGGCCTACCAACGCTGGCAGCTCACCCAGATCTCCTAG
- a CDS encoding ribonucleotide-diphosphate reductase subunit beta, protein MSEDREKMLLDPGFELTLRPMRYPSFYDRYRDAIKNTWTVEEVDLHSDVADLAKLSEGERHMIGRLVAFFATGDSIVANNVVLSLYKHINSPEARLYLSRQLFEEAVHVQFYLTLLDTYLPDPDDRAAAFDAVENIPSIHQKAQFCFKYMNAVDHLDSLQTKDDRRAFLLNLICFAACVEGLFFYGAFAYVYWFRSRGLLHGLATGTNWVFRDESMHMDFAFSVVDTVREEEPDLFDDKMAQQVTEMLEEAVEAELQFARDLCGEGLPGMNTESMRQYLEAVADQRLARLGLPIRYGSTNPFGFMELQNVQELTNFFERRVSAYQVAVEGSVSFDDDF, encoded by the coding sequence ATGTCCGAAGACCGCGAGAAGATGCTGCTCGACCCCGGTTTCGAGCTGACGCTGCGTCCGATGCGCTACCCGTCGTTCTACGACCGGTACCGCGACGCGATCAAGAACACCTGGACCGTCGAGGAGGTGGACCTGCACTCCGACGTCGCCGACCTCGCCAAGCTCAGCGAGGGCGAGCGGCACATGATCGGCCGCCTGGTCGCCTTCTTCGCGACCGGTGACTCGATCGTCGCCAACAACGTGGTGCTGAGCCTCTACAAGCACATCAACTCCCCCGAGGCGCGGCTCTACCTCTCCCGGCAGCTGTTCGAGGAGGCCGTGCACGTCCAGTTCTATCTGACGCTGCTCGACACCTACCTGCCCGACCCGGACGACCGCGCGGCGGCCTTCGACGCGGTGGAGAACATCCCCTCCATCCACCAGAAGGCGCAGTTCTGCTTCAAGTACATGAACGCGGTCGACCACCTGGACTCGTTGCAGACCAAGGACGACCGCCGCGCGTTCCTGCTCAACCTGATCTGCTTCGCGGCCTGCGTCGAGGGCCTGTTCTTCTACGGCGCCTTCGCGTACGTGTACTGGTTCCGGTCGCGCGGTCTGCTGCACGGTCTGGCGACGGGCACCAACTGGGTGTTCCGTGACGAGTCCATGCACATGGACTTCGCCTTCTCGGTGGTGGACACCGTCCGCGAGGAGGAGCCGGACCTCTTCGACGACAAGATGGCCCAGCAGGTCACCGAGATGCTGGAGGAGGCCGTCGAGGCCGAGCTCCAGTTCGCCCGCGACCTCTGCGGCGAGGGCCTGCCCGGCATGAACACCGAGTCCATGCGCCAGTACCTGGAGGCCGTCGCCGACCAGCGCCTGGCCCGCCTCGGCCTGCCGATCCGCTACGGCTCCACCAACCCCTTCGGGTTCATGGAGCTGCAGAACGTCCAGGAGCTGACCAACTTCTTCGAGCGCCGCGTCTCGGCCTACCAGGTCGCGGTCGAGGGCTCGGTCTCCTTCGACGACGACTTCTAG
- a CDS encoding helix-turn-helix domain-containing protein, which translates to MLKNVVVVVQEEVHPFELGVACEVFGLDRSEQGLPVYDFALASSRPGPVRTHAGFSIDVPHGPERLAEADLVITAATGIGEVYPAPLIEALRAAVDRGARVLSICSGAFLLGAAGLLDGRSCTTHWRYTGLLAERFPLTRVEPDVLYVDEDPVLTSAGTAAGIDACLHLVRKLQGAEVARGIARRMVVAPHREGGQAQFIARPLPVDDGDSLGGLLDWLRRHLDQELTVEQLAARAHMSPRTFARRFQQETGTTPHRWLTNQRVLLAQRLLEGTNEPIDAVAARCGFGNAATLRHHFGRWLGTTPQAYRRTFAGA; encoded by the coding sequence ATGCTGAAGAACGTGGTGGTCGTGGTGCAGGAAGAGGTGCACCCCTTCGAACTGGGCGTTGCCTGCGAGGTGTTCGGGCTCGACCGGAGCGAGCAGGGCCTGCCCGTTTACGACTTCGCGCTCGCGTCGAGCCGGCCGGGGCCGGTCCGGACGCACGCCGGCTTCAGCATCGACGTCCCGCACGGCCCGGAGCGCCTGGCCGAGGCGGACCTGGTGATCACGGCGGCAACCGGTATCGGGGAGGTGTATCCGGCGCCGCTGATCGAGGCGCTGCGGGCGGCCGTCGATCGCGGCGCCAGGGTGCTCTCCATCTGCAGCGGGGCTTTCCTGCTCGGCGCGGCGGGGCTGCTGGACGGCCGCAGCTGCACGACGCACTGGCGGTACACGGGGCTGCTCGCCGAGCGCTTCCCGCTCACCCGGGTCGAGCCGGACGTGCTCTACGTGGACGAGGACCCGGTGCTCACCTCGGCCGGTACGGCCGCCGGGATCGACGCCTGCCTGCACCTCGTCCGCAAGCTGCAGGGCGCCGAGGTGGCCCGGGGGATCGCCCGTCGGATGGTGGTCGCGCCACACCGGGAGGGCGGCCAGGCGCAGTTCATCGCCCGGCCGCTGCCGGTGGACGACGGGGACTCGCTCGGCGGCCTGCTCGACTGGCTGCGTCGCCACCTCGACCAGGAACTGACCGTCGAACAGCTCGCCGCCCGCGCACACATGTCCCCGCGTACCTTCGCCCGGCGCTTCCAGCAGGAGACCGGCACCACCCCGCACCGCTGGCTCACCAACCAGCGTGTCCTGCTCGCCCAGCGCCTGCTGGAAGGCACGAACGAACCGATCGACGCCGTCGCGGCGCGGTGCGGCTTCGGCAACGCAGCGACCCTGCGGCACCACTTCGGCCGCTGGCTGGGCACCACGCCGCAGGCCTACCGGCGAACCTTTGCCGGAGCGTGA
- the def gene encoding peptide deformylase: MAEQHEHDHEHGHEDGETPVLKIVGEEPDLTKGTARPITVVGNPVLHHECKDVTVFDAELSALIDDMFVSMYAAEGVGLAANQIGVDAKVFVYDCPDDEGVRHIGHVINPVLEDLPAARRILDDGNEGCLSVPTAYAELPRPDFAAVTGQDKDGNPIRVEGTGFFARCLQHETDHLYGYLYIDRLSKRDRKDALRQMAEGTPKYATVPNS, from the coding sequence CACGACCACGAGCACGGCCACGAGGACGGCGAGACGCCGGTCCTGAAGATCGTCGGCGAGGAGCCGGACCTCACCAAGGGCACCGCCCGCCCGATCACCGTGGTCGGCAACCCCGTCCTGCACCACGAGTGCAAGGACGTCACCGTCTTCGACGCCGAACTCTCCGCGCTGATCGACGACATGTTCGTGTCGATGTACGCGGCCGAGGGCGTCGGCCTGGCGGCCAACCAGATCGGCGTGGACGCCAAGGTGTTCGTCTACGACTGCCCGGACGACGAGGGCGTGCGGCACATCGGGCACGTCATCAACCCGGTGCTGGAGGACCTCCCGGCCGCCCGCCGCATCCTGGACGACGGCAACGAGGGCTGCCTCTCCGTGCCCACCGCGTACGCCGAGCTGCCGCGCCCCGACTTCGCCGCCGTGACCGGCCAGGACAAGGACGGCAACCCGATCCGCGTCGAGGGCACCGGCTTCTTCGCCCGCTGCCTCCAGCACGAGACCGACCACCTCTACGGCTACCTGTACATCGACCGCCTCTCCAAGCGCGACCGCAAGGACGCCCTGCGGCAGATGGCCGAGGGCACGCCCAAGTACGCCACCGTGCCCAACAGCTGA
- a CDS encoding CDP-alcohol phosphatidyltransferase family protein produces MLTTDQAQEPRPDGRREAVTLADVRERVCKRRDAWWTVLLVDPTAVRLVRWTANRTRVTPDQVTWAALLLGLGAAGCFAQGRPGWLAAGALLYHLSFVLDCVDGKLARLQGRGTLFGGWLDFVLDRVRVACCAVALMGGQWLLHGQARYLLLAVAVVFLDMFRYLNVLKVGQIRAGMRQRIADRTAVRQTSAAGGAAAPGRVAAVEDLHRSFERRFPWYADFRGHLLRHRIRPHLVSGIEFQMAVFIVGPVLGRIASAALVAGAGLIAFEAAVVYKLLLSTRDFEQTIGRLPAARSSVNAGAGRARRWRDGEATSDEGAPERRVSPPGPSARRPGTDARRPGTDAGAGRTATAD; encoded by the coding sequence ATGCTGACCACCGATCAGGCACAGGAGCCCCGCCCGGACGGCCGCCGCGAGGCCGTCACCCTGGCCGACGTCCGTGAGCGCGTCTGCAAACGGCGTGACGCCTGGTGGACGGTGCTGCTGGTCGACCCGACGGCGGTCAGGCTGGTTCGCTGGACGGCCAACCGCACCCGGGTCACCCCCGACCAGGTCACCTGGGCCGCTCTGCTGCTCGGGCTGGGCGCGGCCGGCTGCTTCGCGCAGGGCCGGCCGGGCTGGCTGGCGGCCGGCGCGCTGCTGTACCACCTGAGCTTCGTGCTGGACTGCGTGGACGGCAAGCTGGCCCGGCTCCAGGGGCGTGGCACGCTCTTCGGCGGCTGGCTCGACTTCGTCCTGGACCGGGTCAGGGTGGCGTGCTGTGCGGTCGCCCTGATGGGCGGCCAGTGGCTGCTGCACGGCCAGGCGCGCTACCTGCTGCTGGCGGTGGCCGTGGTCTTCCTCGACATGTTCCGCTACCTCAACGTGCTGAAGGTGGGCCAGATCCGCGCCGGGATGCGCCAGCGGATCGCCGACCGCACGGCCGTCCGGCAGACCTCCGCTGCCGGTGGGGCCGCCGCGCCCGGCCGGGTCGCCGCCGTCGAGGACCTGCACCGGAGCTTCGAGCGGCGCTTCCCCTGGTACGCGGACTTCCGCGGCCACCTGCTGCGCCACCGGATCCGCCCGCACCTGGTCAGCGGTATCGAGTTCCAGATGGCCGTGTTCATCGTCGGCCCGGTGCTCGGGCGGATCGCGTCGGCCGCGCTGGTCGCGGGGGCGGGGCTGATCGCCTTCGAAGCGGCCGTCGTCTACAAACTCCTGCTCTCCACCCGTGACTTCGAGCAGACGATCGGGCGGCTGCCCGCGGCCCGCTCCAGCGTCAACGCAGGGGCCGGGAGGGCGCGCCGGTGGCGAGACGGAGAAGCGACGAGCGACGAAGGAGCGCCGGAGCGCCGGGTGTCGCCGCCGGGTCCGAGCGCCCGGAGGCCCGGGACGGACGCCCGGAGGCCCGGGACGGACGCCGGCGCAGGGCGAACCGCGACTGCGGACTGA
- a CDS encoding histidine phosphatase family protein, with protein sequence MAELSSTLNGHRTTKAGLRLPSVLIATRHGESIANVEFQLAAETGALTVPITSRDADIPLSLHGQAQAQALGRWWAELPPADRPRSVWCSPYVRTTETARIALAQASGLGAVPVGLQVRLDERLRDRELGILEMLTAAAIDKEHPAEAARRRKMGELYYRPPGGESVLDVALRVRSCLRDICEEEAGRPVLLVAHDCTVLMLRYVLDRLPEQQLLGLDPVRNCSASLWRSQDGRLRPEHWNEVGHLAA encoded by the coding sequence ATGGCAGAACTCAGCAGCACGCTCAACGGACACCGCACGACGAAGGCCGGCCTCCGGCTGCCGTCCGTCCTGATCGCCACCCGGCACGGCGAGAGCATCGCCAACGTCGAGTTCCAGCTCGCGGCCGAGACCGGCGCGCTGACCGTCCCGATCACCAGCCGCGACGCCGACATACCGCTCTCGCTGCACGGCCAGGCGCAGGCCCAGGCACTCGGACGCTGGTGGGCCGAGCTGCCGCCCGCCGACCGCCCGCGCAGCGTCTGGTGCTCCCCGTACGTCCGCACCACCGAGACCGCCCGGATCGCGCTCGCCCAGGCCTCCGGGCTCGGCGCGGTGCCGGTCGGGCTCCAGGTCCGCCTCGACGAGCGGCTGCGGGACAGAGAGCTCGGCATCCTGGAGATGCTGACCGCGGCCGCGATCGACAAGGAGCACCCGGCCGAGGCGGCCCGGCGGCGGAAGATGGGCGAGCTGTACTACCGGCCGCCGGGCGGCGAGTCCGTCCTGGACGTGGCCCTGCGGGTGCGCAGCTGCCTGCGCGACATCTGCGAGGAGGAGGCCGGGCGGCCGGTGCTGCTGGTGGCGCACGACTGCACCGTCCTGATGCTCCGTTACGTCCTGGACCGGCTCCCCGAGCAGCAGCTGCTCGGGCTGGACCCGGTGCGCAACTGCTCGGCCAGCCTGTGGCGTTCGCAGGACGGACGGCTGCGCCCCGAGCACTGGAACGAGGTCGGCCACCTGGCCGCCTGA